A single region of the Pseudalkalibacillus berkeleyi genome encodes:
- a CDS encoding YokU family protein, whose amino-acid sequence MQCMWCESKQAKNTTVTSYWELPDGTRAIEIKMIPSVHCVDCGMEYQEETLIEEIEDQLMLIDTKPLPNSMTYQELMDVPRFLKKNYFKL is encoded by the coding sequence ATGCAATGCATGTGGTGTGAATCTAAACAAGCGAAAAATACAACAGTTACGAGTTATTGGGAGCTACCTGACGGGACACGAGCAATTGAAATCAAGATGATTCCTTCTGTCCACTGTGTAGATTGTGGAATGGAGTATCAGGAAGAAACGTTGATTGAGGAGATCGAGGATCAGCTCATGCTAATTGATACGAAACCTCTGCCAAATTCAATGACGTATCAAGAACTTATGGATGTACCGAGGTTTTTAAAGAAGAATTATTTTAAGTTATAA
- a CDS encoding aspartate aminotransferase family protein encodes MANKSHLIKPLLGATYPEVAYGKGIYLYDSDGNRYLDGASGAVTANIGHGVTEIIQAMKEQAEKISFVYRSQFTNRPAEELAEKLAQIAPGDLDYVFFVNSGSEAMETALKIAIQYWQEIGKPQKNRVISRWTSYHGITLGALSMSGHVLRRNRFSSLLADYPAVSPPYCYQCPFYETYPSCGMKCANELETAIQRIGPENVAAFIFEPIIGAAGGAIVPPEPYYAKIKEICDRYDVLLIADEVMTGFGRTGKNFAMEHWNVEPDIMALGKGLSGGYTPIGATMVSARIIDTIERGSKVIMSGHTLSGNPQSAAVALAVLDYMNLHQPGENAANLESFVEHELRTIASHYPVVGDIRGKGLLWGLELVTNPETKESFPIHTFVTERTVKKCFEKGLIVYPAVGGINGTSGDAIIIAPPLTISKEEMKMLMKILEEAIAEISHDLDHDGLLHHRSIS; translated from the coding sequence ATGGCCAACAAATCACATCTCATCAAACCTTTACTCGGCGCAACATATCCGGAGGTTGCTTACGGGAAAGGGATCTATTTATATGATTCTGATGGAAATCGATATTTGGATGGCGCATCGGGGGCAGTCACTGCAAATATTGGGCATGGTGTTACAGAGATCATCCAAGCGATGAAGGAACAGGCTGAGAAAATTTCTTTTGTATATCGTTCTCAATTTACAAACCGGCCCGCTGAGGAACTTGCTGAAAAACTTGCCCAAATTGCACCAGGAGATCTTGATTACGTGTTCTTTGTTAATAGTGGATCTGAAGCGATGGAGACGGCTTTAAAAATTGCGATTCAATACTGGCAGGAAATTGGAAAGCCTCAAAAGAACCGAGTCATTTCACGCTGGACCAGTTACCACGGTATTACTTTAGGGGCATTGTCGATGTCAGGTCATGTCCTTAGACGGAATCGTTTCTCTTCGTTATTAGCTGATTACCCTGCTGTCTCACCACCATATTGTTATCAATGTCCTTTCTATGAGACATATCCTTCGTGTGGAATGAAATGTGCGAATGAACTTGAGACAGCTATTCAACGGATAGGACCGGAAAATGTTGCGGCGTTTATTTTTGAACCGATAATTGGTGCAGCAGGAGGTGCCATCGTACCACCTGAACCGTATTATGCAAAGATCAAAGAAATATGTGATCGATATGATGTCTTGTTAATTGCGGATGAAGTGATGACCGGTTTTGGTCGAACCGGCAAGAACTTTGCGATGGAACATTGGAATGTTGAACCTGATATTATGGCGCTAGGTAAAGGGTTGAGTGGAGGTTATACCCCAATTGGCGCGACGATGGTATCTGCGCGAATCATTGACACAATAGAACGAGGTTCAAAAGTGATTATGAGCGGTCACACACTAAGTGGAAATCCGCAATCAGCAGCGGTCGCTCTTGCGGTACTTGATTATATGAATCTACATCAACCAGGTGAGAATGCAGCAAATCTAGAATCATTTGTTGAACATGAGTTACGAACGATCGCAAGTCATTATCCGGTTGTTGGTGATATTAGGGGTAAAGGACTCCTCTGGGGCTTAGAGTTAGTTACAAATCCAGAAACGAAAGAAAGCTTCCCTATCCATACCTTTGTCACCGAGCGGACAGTTAAGAAATGTTTCGAAAAAGGACTGATTGTTTACCCTGCCGTAGGTGGTATAAATGGCACATCTGGAGATGCAATTATTATCGCTCCACCACTTACGATCAGTAAAGAAGAAATGAAAATGTTAATGAAAATTTTAGAAGAGGCGATTGCAGAAATCAGTCATGACCTTGATCATGATGGTTTGTTGCACCACCGTTCAATTAGTTAG
- a CDS encoding helix-turn-helix domain-containing protein, giving the protein MKQIGSRIKELRREKGMTLKELGNAIDFNYSNLSKIERGDRKPTLELLESLAEYFDKDVSFFFGTREEIPEEIQELGVEWVTFSEEMKSKNISLSELKVLAETLATIKNNSND; this is encoded by the coding sequence ATGAAACAGATCGGTAGTCGCATCAAAGAACTACGAAGAGAAAAAGGTATGACCCTTAAGGAGCTAGGGAATGCAATCGATTTTAATTATAGTAACCTTTCTAAAATAGAACGTGGTGATCGCAAACCTACACTAGAACTATTAGAGAGTTTAGCTGAATATTTTGATAAAGATGTTTCCTTTTTCTTTGGAACAAGAGAAGAAATACCTGAAGAGATTCAAGAACTGGGTGTAGAGTGGGTGACCTTTTCTGAGGAGATGAAAAGCAAAAATATTTCTCTGAGTGAATTAAAGGTACTCGCTGAGACACTTGCAACAATTAAAAACAATTCTAATGATTAA
- a CDS encoding CoA transferase subunit A: MEQVISHFKDDMTLMCGGFGGVGAPPSLVNLILDLGIKNIELISNDVGFPWIGPGKLITDKRVRKLIASHIGSNPEAGKQMHEGTLEVVFYPQGTLAEKIRAGGMGLGGILVDVGLGTLVEKGKQKVNVEEKEYMIEPALIADVSIVYAKQADVYGNLTFDKSARNTNPLVATAGNITIVEAEDIVEAGQLDPECIVTPGAFVDYVVPSKGVDWKWIWELKRADGLLNEPPKKLQKE; this comes from the coding sequence ATGGAGCAAGTTATATCACATTTTAAGGACGACATGACTTTAATGTGTGGAGGATTTGGGGGAGTTGGAGCTCCCCCATCTCTTGTCAATTTAATTCTTGATCTCGGCATAAAGAACATTGAACTTATTTCTAATGATGTTGGTTTTCCTTGGATTGGTCCAGGAAAGCTTATTACAGATAAAAGAGTAAGAAAATTAATTGCTTCTCACATCGGATCAAACCCCGAAGCAGGAAAACAAATGCACGAAGGCACACTCGAAGTTGTTTTTTATCCACAAGGCACCCTAGCAGAAAAAATTAGGGCTGGGGGGATGGGGTTAGGTGGGATATTAGTAGATGTAGGACTAGGAACATTAGTAGAAAAAGGAAAACAAAAAGTAAATGTAGAAGAAAAGGAATATATGATTGAACCGGCTTTAATTGCAGATGTTTCCATCGTGTATGCAAAGCAAGCAGATGTATATGGGAATCTCACTTTTGACAAAAGTGCACGCAATACAAATCCATTAGTTGCAACCGCTGGGAATATAACGATTGTTGAAGCGGAGGATATCGTTGAAGCGGGTCAACTAGATCCTGAATGTATTGTAACGCCAGGCGCTTTTGTTGATTATGTCGTTCCGAGTAAAGGGGTGGACTGGAAATGGATTTGGGAGCTGAAACGCGCCGACGGATTGCTAAACGAGCCGCCAAAGAAATTACAAAAGGAATGA
- a CDS encoding Flp family type IVb pilin, whose protein sequence is MGENFKRLILEEEGQGMVEYGLITGLVALIAIAVFASDGALKGAIDSVFAKITSAVNGGGTTP, encoded by the coding sequence ATGGGAGAGAATTTCAAAAGGCTGATCCTAGAAGAAGAGGGCCAAGGGATGGTGGAGTACGGGTTAATTACTGGTTTAGTTGCGTTAATTGCCATAGCAGTATTTGCAAGTGATGGAGCACTTAAAGGTGCAATTGATAGTGTGTTTGCAAAAATAACTTCGGCTGTAAATGGTGGAGGAACAACTCCATAA
- a CDS encoding DUF192 domain-containing protein: MKVLHISKNRIPTTKKSLNRPRLNDPSHSKPLPPLRLVYAESFFERLIGLMFRKKPLENEALVIKPCNSIHMFFMFFPIDVIFINDEQRIIKSVSHLKPWRIVWPVKGATAAIELPVGTVQEYDLAHGEYLFL, translated from the coding sequence ATGAAGGTGTTACATATTTCGAAGAACAGGATACCGACAACAAAAAAATCGTTGAATAGACCGCGTTTGAACGATCCAAGCCATTCTAAACCTCTCCCCCCTTTAAGATTAGTATATGCTGAGTCCTTTTTTGAACGCCTGATAGGATTGATGTTTCGAAAGAAACCTTTAGAGAACGAAGCTTTAGTTATTAAACCATGTAATTCTATTCATATGTTTTTTATGTTCTTTCCAATAGATGTCATTTTTATTAATGATGAACAACGTATCATTAAATCCGTATCTCACCTTAAACCTTGGCGAATCGTATGGCCTGTTAAAGGTGCGACAGCAGCAATAGAATTACCGGTTGGAACCGTTCAAGAGTATGATTTAGCCCATGGTGAATATCTTTTTCTTTAA
- a CDS encoding TadE/TadG family type IV pilus assembly protein: protein MKCQKGQATVELAFSLIFLFLIFFGIIDFGRLIHAHMALDHAGREAARVASVGSVDIEQKARSAIRGLDESSVGVSVSFDDPAKSRGSNVTVRLSYPFELVTPLIPQFFSSDSFTIENSTVMRVE, encoded by the coding sequence ATGAAATGCCAGAAAGGACAAGCTACCGTCGAACTTGCATTTTCACTCATCTTTCTCTTTCTGATCTTCTTTGGAATTATTGATTTCGGGAGACTCATCCATGCACACATGGCTTTGGACCATGCAGGTAGGGAGGCTGCAAGGGTTGCAAGTGTTGGTTCGGTAGATATTGAACAAAAGGCAAGATCAGCCATCAGAGGGTTAGATGAATCATCTGTTGGTGTTTCCGTTTCATTTGATGATCCTGCTAAAAGTCGAGGGAGTAACGTGACCGTCAGATTAAGTTATCCATTCGAATTAGTAACACCACTGATTCCACAGTTCTTCTCTAGTGATTCATTTACAATTGAAAATTCAACTGTAATGAGGGTGGAATAA
- the ablA gene encoding lysine 2,3-aminomutase, whose protein sequence is MKDFVFKPKRHWKEVELWKDVTEEQWNDWLWQLTHTIRNVDQLKKVVNLTPEEEEGVRISTRTIPLNITPYYASLMNPDDHRCPIRMQSVPISAEINKTKYDLEDPLHEDEDSPVPGLTHRYPDRVLFLVTNQCSMYCRYCTRRRFSGQIGMGVPKKQLDAAIEYIANTPVVRDVLISGGDGLLINDNILEYVLKNLRAIPHVEIIRIGTRAPVVFPQRITENLCNILKKYHPVWLNTHFNTSIEITEEAKRACEMLSDVGVPVGNQAVILAGINDSPYIMKKLMHDLVKIRVRPYYIYQCDLSEGIGHFRAPVSKGLEIMESLRGHTSGYAVPTFVVDAPGGGGKISVQPNYIISQSSDKVVLRNFEGVITTYPEPENYVPGRAEAYFDEQYQITEKPKTVGIASLMRDEVFNLVPEGLQRLNRRKNYETNPDHSSLKDRRSKRDELIEKKWQSEQNKTSGE, encoded by the coding sequence ATGAAGGATTTTGTATTCAAACCGAAACGACATTGGAAAGAGGTTGAACTATGGAAAGATGTCACTGAGGAGCAATGGAACGATTGGTTGTGGCAATTAACACATACGATTCGAAATGTAGATCAATTGAAAAAAGTAGTTAATTTAACGCCAGAGGAAGAAGAAGGCGTACGGATTTCAACAAGAACGATTCCATTGAATATAACACCCTATTACGCATCCCTAATGAACCCTGATGACCATCGTTGTCCAATTCGGATGCAGTCGGTACCTATTTCGGCAGAGATTAACAAAACAAAATACGATTTGGAAGATCCGTTGCATGAAGATGAAGACTCACCAGTACCCGGTTTAACTCACAGATATCCAGATCGCGTTCTTTTCTTAGTGACGAATCAATGTTCAATGTACTGTAGATATTGCACGAGAAGACGTTTTTCTGGCCAAATTGGAATGGGTGTACCTAAAAAGCAATTAGACGCCGCTATCGAGTATATTGCAAACACACCAGTCGTTAGAGATGTGCTGATATCTGGTGGGGATGGGCTATTGATTAACGATAATATCCTTGAATACGTATTAAAGAATTTACGTGCAATCCCACATGTAGAAATTATTCGAATTGGTACTCGTGCACCGGTTGTATTTCCACAAAGAATAACAGAAAACTTATGTAACATTTTAAAGAAATACCATCCTGTGTGGCTGAATACACATTTTAATACATCAATTGAAATTACTGAAGAAGCGAAACGTGCATGTGAGATGCTTTCAGACGTGGGTGTACCTGTCGGGAACCAAGCTGTTATTTTAGCTGGTATTAATGATAGTCCTTATATTATGAAGAAATTGATGCACGATTTGGTGAAAATCCGAGTCCGCCCTTATTACATTTATCAGTGCGATTTATCCGAAGGAATCGGACATTTCCGTGCACCTGTATCTAAAGGACTTGAAATTATGGAATCACTGAGAGGACATACGTCTGGGTATGCTGTACCGACATTTGTTGTGGATGCGCCAGGTGGTGGTGGGAAAATATCCGTTCAACCTAATTACATCATTTCACAAAGTTCAGATAAGGTTGTCCTGCGCAACTTTGAAGGTGTCATCACCACATATCCAGAGCCAGAAAATTATGTACCTGGACGCGCTGAAGCTTACTTTGACGAACAATATCAAATCACCGAAAAACCCAAAACAGTCGGTATTGCAAGCTTAATGCGTGATGAAGTATTTAATCTTGTACCTGAAGGCTTACAAAGATTGAACCGAAGGAAAAATTACGAAACCAACCCCGATCATTCATCATTAAAAGATCGCCGATCAAAACGGGATGAATTAATAGAAAAGAAATGGCAATCCGAACAGAATAAGACTTCAGGAGAGTAA
- a CDS encoding peptidase, producing the protein MSTKIRKWLNQHKDEATDFLQKLVQEGSEQGNEFGVQQLVKKQLERLGLDVDYWIPDGDELINHRYFCATRTDFSKSPNVVGTWKGDGGGKSLVLNGHIDVVPPGDLKQWEHPPYSGYIEDGKMFGRGVTDMKGGNLALLLAIQCLKELNVSLKGDVLFHSVIEEESGGAGTLAAVLRGHTADAALVPEPTNMKIFPKQQGSIWFRLTVNGMSAHGGTRYEGVSAIEKSVHVIQAIQKLEYERNNRVEDPLYQNTPIPLPINIGKIEGGNWPSSVPDEVFIEGRIGVGPNESLESVKEEFEYAMCKIEDNWLQQHPVQVEWFGAQWLPGSIDLEHELMGILQKKYEEVVGEPAVIEASPWGTDGGLLTQVGNTPSIVFGPGVTAYAHYPNEYIELEKVFQAAEIFSLIIYEWCEGEGL; encoded by the coding sequence TTGAGTACTAAAATAAGAAAGTGGCTGAATCAACATAAGGATGAAGCGACCGATTTTTTACAGAAGCTTGTCCAAGAGGGTAGCGAACAAGGGAATGAATTCGGGGTGCAACAACTCGTTAAGAAACAGCTTGAAAGACTTGGACTTGATGTGGATTATTGGATTCCTGATGGTGACGAGTTAATCAATCACCGATATTTCTGTGCAACGCGGACGGACTTTTCAAAGAGTCCGAATGTAGTAGGAACTTGGAAGGGGGATGGAGGTGGTAAATCCCTTGTTTTGAACGGTCATATTGATGTTGTTCCACCTGGAGATTTAAAGCAATGGGAACATCCGCCTTATAGTGGGTACATTGAGGACGGGAAAATGTTTGGACGCGGTGTCACAGATATGAAAGGTGGGAATCTTGCGTTATTGCTGGCAATCCAGTGCTTAAAAGAATTGAATGTCTCATTAAAAGGAGACGTCCTATTTCATAGTGTCATTGAAGAAGAAAGCGGTGGAGCTGGCACTTTAGCAGCTGTTTTACGAGGGCATACAGCAGATGCTGCTTTAGTTCCTGAGCCAACGAATATGAAAATCTTCCCTAAACAACAAGGATCGATCTGGTTTAGGTTAACTGTAAATGGTATGTCTGCTCATGGTGGAACACGGTATGAAGGTGTAAGTGCAATAGAAAAATCCGTCCACGTCATTCAGGCGATTCAGAAACTTGAATATGAAAGGAATAATCGTGTGGAAGACCCTCTTTATCAAAACACGCCTATTCCACTCCCCATCAATATTGGAAAAATTGAAGGCGGAAACTGGCCGTCATCTGTACCGGATGAAGTTTTTATAGAAGGCAGGATTGGTGTAGGACCAAATGAATCATTGGAGTCAGTAAAAGAAGAATTTGAATATGCAATGTGTAAAATTGAAGACAATTGGCTCCAGCAACATCCTGTACAAGTTGAATGGTTCGGTGCACAGTGGTTACCAGGATCCATTGATTTAGAACATGAGTTAATGGGTATCTTGCAAAAGAAATATGAAGAAGTAGTAGGAGAACCTGCTGTCATTGAAGCCTCACCATGGGGGACTGATGGCGGATTACTAACCCAAGTAGGGAATACCCCATCAATCGTATTCGGTCCAGGTGTAACCGCCTATGCCCATTATCCAAATGAATATATTGAGTTAGAAAAAGTCTTCCAAGCAGCAGAAATATTCAGTTTAATCATATACGAGTGGTGCGAAGGAGAAGGTTTATAG
- a CDS encoding A24 family peptidase — protein sequence MVYSLLIVLSSVCAFTDYKFRKILNMITFPAIFVGLLYWTINDGLQGMVTWGAGLIVGLLLLIVPFVLGGMGAGDVKMLAMVGALAGAKFVFMSFLFGAIIAGLFCFYYLFVLKGSRKDYIPYGVFISIGVFIQIYLEVGVS from the coding sequence ATGGTTTATTCCCTATTAATCGTTTTATCTAGTGTTTGCGCATTCACAGATTATAAATTTAGAAAAATTTTGAATATGATCACCTTCCCAGCCATTTTTGTCGGCCTCCTTTATTGGACAATAAATGACGGCTTGCAAGGGATGGTTACATGGGGTGCTGGATTGATCGTTGGTTTACTCTTATTAATTGTACCCTTCGTATTAGGTGGTATGGGTGCGGGGGATGTCAAAATGCTTGCAATGGTTGGTGCTTTAGCTGGAGCTAAATTTGTGTTTATGAGTTTCCTTTTCGGAGCTATTATTGCTGGATTATTTTGTTTTTATTATTTATTCGTCCTTAAAGGATCTAGAAAAGATTACATACCATATGGTGTTTTCATATCGATTGGTGTTTTCATACAAATTTATTTAGAGGTAGGTGTTTCTTAA
- a CDS encoding 3-oxoacid CoA-transferase subunit B, translated as MDLGAETRRRIAKRAAKEITKGMIVNLGIGIPTLVSDYLKPELGVMLHTENGILGMGPSPEEGTEDGHLSNAGGYPVTLLPGASYFDSATAFGIIRKGYLDMTILGALEVSAQGDIANWIVPGKRVPGMGGAIDLAQKAKQVIVLMNHTNKNGASKIVQHCNLPLTVQKGANMIITEMAVFQVHDDSLILIEIMHPYKLEDVYNATEATFKVSESLTINS; from the coding sequence ATGGATTTGGGAGCTGAAACGCGCCGACGGATTGCTAAACGAGCCGCCAAAGAAATTACAAAAGGAATGATTGTCAATTTAGGGATTGGAATACCAACACTCGTCTCAGATTATTTGAAACCTGAGCTTGGTGTCATGCTCCATACGGAAAATGGCATTCTCGGAATGGGACCATCTCCTGAAGAAGGTACTGAAGATGGACATTTATCAAACGCCGGTGGATACCCTGTAACGTTACTACCAGGTGCCTCTTATTTCGATAGCGCAACGGCATTTGGCATCATACGTAAAGGATATCTAGATATGACCATTCTTGGAGCGCTTGAGGTGAGTGCTCAAGGAGACATTGCAAATTGGATCGTTCCAGGTAAAAGGGTACCTGGAATGGGGGGGGCAATCGATCTTGCCCAAAAAGCAAAACAGGTGATTGTCCTTATGAACCATACGAACAAAAACGGTGCCTCGAAAATCGTGCAGCATTGTAATCTCCCTCTTACTGTGCAAAAAGGAGCAAACATGATCATTACTGAAATGGCGGTCTTCCAAGTCCACGATGATTCACTTATACTCATAGAAATCATGCACCCTTACAAGTTAGAAGATGTTTACAATGCAACAGAGGCGACATTTAAGGTGAGTGAATCGCTCACGATCAATTCGTGA
- a CDS encoding DNA alkylation repair protein produces the protein MGGPYLCPGCKTNRTRFNMIEQIPKGVKLDPESGEVVEEFSNDNLDTFHIPYNGSHFRVQCGACGLIENEETFKARASSSKNPFLS, from the coding sequence ATGGGTGGACCTTATTTATGCCCAGGGTGTAAGACAAATCGTACTCGATTCAATATGATTGAACAAATCCCAAAAGGCGTCAAGCTAGACCCTGAATCAGGAGAAGTCGTTGAAGAATTCTCAAATGATAATTTAGATACGTTCCATATTCCTTATAACGGATCACATTTTAGAGTCCAGTGCGGAGCATGTGGTTTAATTGAAAATGAGGAAACGTTCAAAGCACGAGCCAGTTCATCAAAAAATCCATTTTTGTCATAG